A single window of Chloroflexota bacterium DNA harbors:
- a CDS encoding FHA domain-containing protein, with product MAYVKVTVTYAPDGRKDLALPLEVPVGLLANALAEALHLAPPHEHYVLSIQGKKGPQRLPENLALGEIAVFHGAVLSLVRGSEIRPIPGPSPKTLLVVKSGQTYSLRKITTIIGRRDPKRGIEVDIDLSLLDKRPPIISRRHASITCKGEICLLTDLGSTNGTWLNEEYLIPNQPYLLKDGDEIALGRSGVRLKFLCR from the coding sequence ATGGCTTATGTGAAAGTTACCGTTACTTATGCGCCAGATGGGCGCAAGGACCTTGCTTTACCATTGGAGGTACCAGTTGGTTTGCTAGCCAATGCACTTGCCGAGGCCTTACATCTGGCTCCACCTCACGAGCATTATGTGCTTAGCATACAAGGTAAAAAGGGCCCACAACGCTTACCGGAAAACCTGGCATTGGGTGAAATTGCCGTTTTTCATGGGGCTGTCTTATCCCTGGTACGAGGCTCGGAAATACGTCCTATACCGGGTCCTTCACCTAAAACGCTGCTAGTTGTTAAGAGTGGCCAGACATACTCACTCAGAAAGATTACTACTATCATTGGTCGCCGTGATCCCAAGCGCGGTATTGAGGTAGATATAGATCTCAGCCTATTGGATAAAAGGCCGCCAATAATCTCGCGCCGTCACGCTTCCATCACCTGTAAAGGGGAAATCTGTCTTCTGACCGATTTAGGGAGCACGAACGGTACATGGCTGAACGAGGAATACCTGATACCCAACCAGCCGTATCTTTTGAAAGATGGGGATGAGATTGCCCTTGGTCGCAGCGGGGTGCGGTTGAAATTTCTCTGTCGTTAA